The Hymenobacter sp. GOD-10R genome includes a window with the following:
- a CDS encoding helix-turn-helix domain-containing protein, translating to MQSTIITAGITPAELLEQFRAVVRFELQQVGIAMPTNAVETEELLTVKQAAALLNVTVHSIHEWKRIGKLPYSKMGSRTYFKRSELLSSLQSQQRSLKGGRRG from the coding sequence ATGCAATCTACAATCATTACTGCCGGTATCACGCCTGCTGAATTGTTGGAACAATTCCGGGCTGTGGTCCGATTCGAACTTCAGCAAGTAGGTATAGCTATGCCTACTAATGCAGTTGAAACGGAGGAATTGCTTACTGTTAAGCAGGCAGCAGCCCTGCTTAATGTAACAGTTCATAGCATCCACGAGTGGAAGCGCATAGGTAAATTGCCCTACTCAAAAATGGGCAGCCGCACCTATTTTAAACGCTCTGAACTGCTTAGCAGCTTACAGAGCCAGCAGCGCAGTCTGAAAGGAGGACGTCGTGGGTAA